A window of Clostridia bacterium genomic DNA:
CGTATCTTCTTAACGTTTCGCCGACCACCGAGTGCTACACTCCTCCCCTCCCCGACGCTCTTCCGATCTTCCTCGCGATCGCGTCTCCCCTGCCAAGTTAGCTCTGCTTTGCAGAGCTTCTTTTTTTTACTCGCGATTCTCCACAGGGCCCGTGTCTTCTTCGAATCCACCTTACATGTGACGTTCGCTCTCGTGAGCAAGCTCCCTCCACTCACTATTCCGTCGCAGGCTCCTCGCGATCGCGTCTCCCCTGCCAAGTTAGCTCTGCTTTGCAGAGCTTCTTTTTTTTCTTACGCGATTCTCCACAGGGCTCGTGTCTTCTTCGAATCCACCTTGCATGTGACGTTCGCTCTCGTTAAAAGGCGTTTCCCTTCAAGCGGATCAAGCGATCGGATCACGCTCAAATAGGTGGTCATAAGAAACGGATGCGCGCGGGCAGCTAAGCAATCTTGAAGCCGCCCGCGGATCGGATCCTCTTATTTCGCGTATTCGACGCTTCTGAGTTCGCGGATCACGCTGACTTTGATTTGCCCCGGATATTCGAGTTCGTTTTCAAGCTTCTTCGCGATCTCTTTCGCGATGAAGTAGGTCTTCGTGTCGTCCACCTTTTCGGGTTTGACCATAACGCGGATCTCACGTCCCGCTTGGATCGCGAAGGACTGCTCGACGCCGTCGAACGAGTTGGCGATCTTTTCGATGCTTTCGAGACGCTTGACGTAATTTTCAAGCGATTCGCGTCTCGCGCCCGGTCTCGCGCCGCTGATCGCGTCCGCCGCTTGAACGATGACGGCTTCGACCGTCTTCGCTTCCACGTCGCCGTGGTGCGCTTCGATCGCGTGGATCACCGCTTCGCTTTCTTTGAATTTCTTCGCGAGTTCGACGCCGATCGCGACGTGCGTTCCTTCGATCTCGTGGTCGACCGCTTTACCGATATCGTGTAATAGTCCCGCTCTCTTCGCGACCTTTACGTCCGCGCCGATCTCGGCGGCGAGGATGCCCGCGAGGTGAGAAACTTCGATCGAGTGTTTAAGTACGTTCTGTCCGTAACTCGTCCTGAATTTCAGTCTTCCGAGGATCTTGACGAGTTCGGGATGCAATCCGTAAACCGCGACGTCGAACGCGGCTTCTTCGCCCGCGTCTTTCATTTGGTTGTCGATCTCGTTTTTGACCTTTTCGACGGTCTCTTCGATACGAGCGGGATGGATCCTTCCGTCGCTCATCAATCTTTCGAGCGCGACGCGACCGATTTCACGGCGCACGGGATCGAACGCGGAGATCGTGACGACGTCCGGCGTGTCGTCGATAATGACGTCGACGCCCGTCGCGTTTTCGAACGCGCGGATGTTTCGACCGACGCGACCGATGATCCTGCCTTTCATTTCATCATTCGGAAGCGGGACGACGGAGACCGCGATCTCCGAAGCGTGATCGGTCGCGCAGCGTTGCACCGCCATAGAGACGATCTCTTTCGCTTTTTGTTCCGCGCCTTCCTTCGCTTCCGCTTCGATTTCCTTCGCAAGTTGGACGGCGTCGCGCTTTGCGTCTTCAAGCATATCGTCCATCAAAACTTTCTTCGCTTCGTCGCGCGACATTCCCGAGACTTTTTCAAGTTCTTGGATCATGCGGTTATGCGATTCCGCGACTTCGTTCTCCTTGCGGACGATATCCTGCTCGCGGACGTTCAACGCCTGCTTTGCGTCTTCCACGTCGCTGAGCCTCTTATCGAGCGCGTCCTCTTTGCGCGTAAGGGATTCTTCCCTCGAAGCGATGCGCTGTTCGAGCCTTTGCACTTCGGCGCGGCGCTCGCGCATTTCCTTATCGAGATCCGAGCGCATTCTGTGCTGCTCCTCTTTCGCCTCGATCAAGGCTTCTTTCCGCAAAGATTTGGCTTCTTGTTTGCTTTCCTCCAAAATTTTCGCTGCTTCCGCTTTTGCGTTGCCTACTTTCTTTTCGACTAACATTTTATAAAGGAAATACCCGAGCGCGCCGCCGATCCCCAAAGAGACCAAAGCGACGACTGCGTATAATATCCCTATAACCGCGGAAGAAACGCCGAGAAAAATATCACTCATTATTCGTTCCTCCTAAATTTATTTTAAGCGGTTTCCCGCTTATGACCTTATTTATTTTCGGCAGAGCCGAGTTTTTCCTTAACTTTCGCTTCGATATCCGCGTAAAGTTCGGGATTGGATTTCAAAAGGGCGATGACTTTATCTCTGCCCTGTCCGATCTTTTCATCGTTATAGCTGATCCAAGATCCGCTCTTTTGAAGGATGCCCATTTCGATCGCAAGATCGATCAAGCTGCCTTCCTTGGAAATGCCCTGCCCGAAGATGATCTCGAATTCCGCCGTACGAAACGGAGGCGCGAGCTTATTCTTAACGACTTTGACGGTGGTTTTGTTACCGACCGCGACGCCGCCGTCTTTCAGGACGTCCTTTTTACGAACGTCCAAACGGACGCTGGAATAAAATTTAAGAGCCTTGCCGCCCGGCGTGGTCTCGGGATTGCCGAACATAACGCCGACCTTCTCGCGCAATTGGTTGATGAAGATCACGCAAGTCTTGCTCTTATTGATGACCGCGGTCAATTTGCGAAGCGCTTTGGACATAAGCCTTGCCTGCGAACCGACCGTAAGCTGCTCCATATCGCCCTCGATCTCCGCTTTCGGAGTCAGCGCCGCGACGCTATCCACGACGACGATATCGACCGCGTTACTGCGGACGAGATAGTCGGCGATATCCAGAGCCTGCTCGCCGTTATCCGGTTGCGAAATATAAAGATCCTGCGTGTTGACGCCGAGTTTTTTCGCGTATTCCGGATCGAGTGCGTGCTCTGCGTCGATAAACGCCGCCGTACCGCCGAGTTTTTGCGCTTCCGCGACGACGTGCAACGAGACGGTGGTTTTACCGCTGGATTCGGGTCCGTAGATCTCGACGATTCTTCCGCGAGGAAGTCCGCCGATGCCGAGCGCGTGGTCGAGCGCCAAACATCCGGTCGGGATTACGTCCACTTTGACGTTATATCCGTCGCCGAGTTTCATAATGGAGCCTTTGCCGTGCACTTTTTCGATCTGTTGGATCGCTTGTTCAAGTGCTTTCCTCTTTTCTTCGAGCCTTTTTTCGTCCAAGGCTTCTCCGCTCACTTTGACTTTTTCTTCCATTTTGTTTCTCCTGTTTTTTATTTATACGAAGTAGCGCGCTTCCGCGCGGGATCTACTCAATAACCATTGTATCGAAATCGTTCGGCTTGACGATCTTTTTCCATAAAAGGAAAAGCGCCGCGTTCGCCGCCGAATTTCTGATCTCGCTTCGGTCGCCTTCGAACAGGCATTCCGTAGCCGAGACTCCGTTCTCATCCGCCACGCCGATATAGGTCAGCCCGACGGGTTTTTCTTTCGTTCCTCCCGAAGGTCCCGCGATCCCCGTCGTGGAAACCGCGAAGTCCGCGCCCGCCGCGATCAGACCTTGCGCCATTTGCTTCGCCACGTCCGACGAGACGGCTCCGTGCGCGCGGATCGAAAACTCGTTTACGCCCAAACGGTTGATCTTGGATTCGTTCGCGTAGGTTACGAGCCCCTCGATCAAGACTTCGCTTGCGCCCGGGATCGAGACGAGGCGATCGGTCACAAGCCCGCCCGTCAGACTTTCCGCGACGGAAAGCTTTTTCCCGTAAAGCGCGAGGCGATCCAAGACGGCTTCCGCGATCGTGATATCCTCGTCCGCATAAATCGCCCCTTTCAAAGCGTTATAGACGAACGAATAGCATTCGACTTCTTTTACCTCTTCGCAGACGATCTCGATCTTCGCGTCGAGGCAGGAAGCGACGACGACGAGAGATTTCGCGGCGGAAAGCGAAGCGAGCTTTTCTTTTATGCCCTCCTCGTCATATCCGAAGGCTTTGAAAACGAGAGTCTTTTCGCTCATTTCGCCGCGCCGTCCGAGAAAATATGTTTGTTTTTAACGACATAATTGACGCCGGAGATCACCGTAAAGAGGACCGCCAAAGCGAAAATCACGTTTCCGACGATTTTAACGGATATATGGAAATATCCGATCATCATAACGGGCAGGGAAACGTTCAGCAAGATCGTTTTGAGTTTCCCGAGTTTATCCGCGGCAAGGATCGCGCCTTTATGCGCCGACATCGTTCGGAACGCGCCGATCAGGATCTCGCGCCCGACGACGATCATCGAAAGGATCACGCCGCAAGGATAAAAGAACATCATACCGCCCGCCGCTTCCATGATCATAACGAAGCAAGCGAGGATCTTATCCGCGATCGGATCGAGGACTTTTCCGAGCGCGGTCACTTCGTTTCTCTTTCGCGCGAGATGCCCGTCCACCATATCGGTCGCCGCCGCAAGACAAAAGACGATCGCCGCCGCAAGATAATGCAGCGGGAAAGAAACGTAAAACAGCGCAACGATCACGGGCACTGCAAAGATTCTCGATAAAGTTATCTTCGTGGGTAAATTCACTCTTTTCCCTCCGTTACTTTTCCGTACAGATCGAGTTTCTTGACTTTCTCGATCTTTACCGCATACGTTTCGCCGATCTCGACGGGGAACTCGGATGAAAAGAATACTTTTCCGTCCACGTCCGGCATCGCGCGATCGGTATGCCCGAAAAACGCTTGTTTGTCATAATCGATCCCGTCGTAGACGACGAGAATCGTTTCGCCGATCTTGCTTTCGGCTTTTTCTCTTTGGATCGCGCTTTGGATCGCGCGAACGACGGACAGCCTTCTCGCCTTTTTCTTTTGCGGGATCTGCCCTTTCATTTTCGCGGCGGGCGTACCTTCTTCCTTCGAATAGGCGAAGAACCCGACGTTATCGAGTTTTTCCTCGCGCAGAAACGCGCATAACTCCTCGAATTCCTCTTCCGTTTCGCCCGGGAAGCCGACCATAAAGGTCGAGCGGATCGAGATCCCGCTCTTTTTGGAGCGGATATAAGCGATCTTTTCTTTTAAGGACGCGAGCGTATCTTTGCGATTCATTCGCTTCAAGACGGCGTCGGAAGCGTGTTGCATCGGCATATCTATGTACTTCGCGATCTTCTTCTCTTCATCGATCAAATCAATGAGTTCGTTCGACGCCGCGTCCGGGTAGCAATACAGAAGACGGATGCGTTCGACGGGTAGCTCGATCAATTTCCGAAGAAGGGAAACGAGGTTTTCTCCCTGCGGGAGATCCTGCCCGTATCTCGTCACGTCCTGCGCGACGAGGATGATTTCCCTTACGCCTTGATCGATCAAACCTTTCGCTTGGGCGAGGACGTTTTCCGAGGACTCGCTTCGATAGGCGCCGCGAATGGACGGGATCGCGCAAAACGTGCAATGATTGTTGCACCCTTCCGCGATCTTCAAATACGCGTAGTGATACGGCGTCGTAACGATCCTTCTTTCGCTCGCTTTCGGGAGCGATCCGTCCTTTTCCAAAATCACGCGTTCGCCTTTTTCCACGCGCTCGATGACCTCTCCGATCCTTTCGTAGCAGGTGTTCGGGACGAAGGCGTTCGCTTCGGTCAAGCCGTCTTCCCCGGAGATCTCTTTGAGATAACGCATCGGAAGGC
This region includes:
- the recA gene encoding recombinase RecA — translated: MEEKVKVSGEALDEKRLEEKRKALEQAIQQIEKVHGKGSIMKLGDGYNVKVDVIPTGCLALDHALGIGGLPRGRIVEIYGPESSGKTTVSLHVVAEAQKLGGTAAFIDAEHALDPEYAKKLGVNTQDLYISQPDNGEQALDIADYLVRSNAVDIVVVDSVAALTPKAEIEGDMEQLTVGSQARLMSKALRKLTAVINKSKTCVIFINQLREKVGVMFGNPETTPGGKALKFYSSVRLDVRKKDVLKDGGVAVGNKTTVKVVKNKLAPPFRTAEFEIIFGQGISKEGSLIDLAIEMGILQKSGSWISYNDEKIGQGRDKVIALLKSNPELYADIEAKVKEKLGSAENK
- the rny gene encoding ribonuclease Y, encoding MSDIFLGVSSAVIGILYAVVALVSLGIGGALGYFLYKMLVEKKVGNAKAEAAKILEESKQEAKSLRKEALIEAKEEQHRMRSDLDKEMRERRAEVQRLEQRIASREESLTRKEDALDKRLSDVEDAKQALNVREQDIVRKENEVAESHNRMIQELEKVSGMSRDEAKKVLMDDMLEDAKRDAVQLAKEIEAEAKEGAEQKAKEIVSMAVQRCATDHASEIAVSVVPLPNDEMKGRIIGRVGRNIRAFENATGVDVIIDDTPDVVTISAFDPVRREIGRVALERLMSDGRIHPARIEETVEKVKNEIDNQMKDAGEEAAFDVAVYGLHPELVKILGRLKFRTSYGQNVLKHSIEVSHLAGILAAEIGADVKVAKRAGLLHDIGKAVDHEIEGTHVAIGVELAKKFKESEAVIHAIEAHHGDVEAKTVEAVIVQAADAISGARPGARRESLENYVKRLESIEKIANSFDGVEQSFAIQAGREIRVMVKPEKVDDTKTYFIAKEIAKKLENELEYPGQIKVSVIRELRSVEYAK
- a CDS encoding CinA family protein — translated: MSEKTLVFKAFGYDEEGIKEKLASLSAAKSLVVVASCLDAKIEIVCEEVKEVECYSFVYNALKGAIYADEDITIAEAVLDRLALYGKKLSVAESLTGGLVTDRLVSIPGASEVLIEGLVTYANESKINRLGVNEFSIRAHGAVSSDVAKQMAQGLIAAGADFAVSTTGIAGPSGGTKEKPVGLTYIGVADENGVSATECLFEGDRSEIRNSAANAALFLLWKKIVKPNDFDTMVIE
- the pgsA gene encoding CDP-diacylglycerol--glycerol-3-phosphate 3-phosphatidyltransferase, which translates into the protein MNLPTKITLSRIFAVPVIVALFYVSFPLHYLAAAIVFCLAAATDMVDGHLARKRNEVTALGKVLDPIADKILACFVMIMEAAGGMMFFYPCGVILSMIVVGREILIGAFRTMSAHKGAILAADKLGKLKTILLNVSLPVMMIGYFHISVKIVGNVIFALAVLFTVISGVNYVVKNKHIFSDGAAK
- the rimO gene encoding 30S ribosomal protein S12 methylthiotransferase RimO, producing MKVGAISLGCDKNRVDTENLLGFVMGAGHELVNDINEADLVIVNSCAFLQSAVKESLEAVWEAKAHGNVRYIVLAGCLPMRYLKEISGEDGLTEANAFVPNTCYERIGEVIERVEKGERVILEKDGSLPKASERRIVTTPYHYAYLKIAEGCNNHCTFCAIPSIRGAYRSESSENVLAQAKGLIDQGVREIILVAQDVTRYGQDLPQGENLVSLLRKLIELPVERIRLLYCYPDAASNELIDLIDEEKKIAKYIDMPMQHASDAVLKRMNRKDTLASLKEKIAYIRSKKSGISIRSTFMVGFPGETEEEFEELCAFLREEKLDNVGFFAYSKEEGTPAAKMKGQIPQKKKARRLSVVRAIQSAIQREKAESKIGETILVVYDGIDYDKQAFFGHTDRAMPDVDGKVFFSSEFPVEIGETYAVKIEKVKKLDLYGKVTEGKE